In one window of Clostridia bacterium DNA:
- a CDS encoding glycerophosphodiester phosphodiesterase — protein sequence MPSIFTADTGALVYAHRGASGYAPENTMAAFKMAVELGSSGIECDVQMTKDGRLVVCHDETLDRTTKVKGYIKDLNYDEIRELDAGSWFDSKFRNERIPRLLELLELVKDTGLLLNIEVKSGIVQYPGIEQKVLAEVAAFGLQTKVIISSFNHYSIKECKDINPSVKTGALYMEGLFEPWNYMKSLGCECAHPFYMALVPAIAKELKARGYIINVFTVNDPKIALELVKMGADGIITNYPDRMLKALKITNYPDRILKALRK from the coding sequence TTGCCAAGTATCTTTACAGCTGATACAGGGGCTCTTGTATATGCGCACAGAGGGGCTTCGGGCTATGCGCCTGAAAATACCATGGCGGCCTTTAAGATGGCCGTGGAGCTGGGAAGCAGCGGTATAGAGTGCGATGTGCAGATGACAAAGGATGGAAGGCTTGTCGTATGTCATGATGAAACCTTGGATAGGACTACCAAGGTCAAAGGCTATATAAAGGATTTGAATTATGACGAGATAAGGGAGTTGGATGCTGGGAGCTGGTTTGACAGCAAATTCAGGAACGAAAGGATACCACGGCTTTTAGAGCTGCTTGAGCTGGTAAAAGATACTGGACTGCTCCTCAATATTGAGGTGAAAAGCGGTATAGTGCAATACCCCGGAATAGAACAAAAGGTTTTGGCTGAGGTGGCGGCTTTCGGACTTCAGACTAAGGTTATAATATCCTCCTTCAATCATTACTCTATAAAGGAGTGCAAGGATATAAACCCTTCTGTCAAAACGGGGGCATTATATATGGAAGGCCTTTTTGAGCCTTGGAACTACATGAAGTCCCTGGGCTGCGAATGCGCTCATCCATTTTATATGGCCTTGGTGCCTGCGATTGCAAAAGAGCTTAAAGCGAGAGGCTATATTATAAATGTTTTCACTGTAAATGATCCAAAGATAGCGTTAGAACTTGTGAAAATGGGTGCTGACGGCATTATAACGAATTATCCCGATAGGATGCTAAAGGCTTTGAAAATAACAAATTATCCCGATAGAATACTAAAGGCTTTGAGAAAATAG